The proteins below come from a single Triticum aestivum cultivar Chinese Spring chromosome 5D, IWGSC CS RefSeq v2.1, whole genome shotgun sequence genomic window:
- the LOC123122683 gene encoding uncharacterized protein has translation MACAATAPFAGGVAMEADGGLEFLLDPVDRFPLREESADNLEHPDPVPLALLPRREIRGRKNASPTRSPQSTGEVNHEAPGWTKVEAGEYTALEQSIQKYAEEPSKSVVKPELGLSFDLSGEAYDFYNLYSWVVGFGIRYGKSRLNDKRTKIMQEILSGCAGKPEVKNSRSCRCSDKTSLYDMPFGLFVRVNHHFQSVILVGVRRIS, from the exons ATGGCGTGTGCGGCGACCGCTCCTTTTGCCGGCGGCGTGGCGATGGAAGCTGACGGCGGGCTAGAATTCCTACTGGATCCAGTAGACCG GTTTCCACTAAGAGAGGAGTCAGCAGATAATTTGGAACATCCAGATCCGGTGCCGTTGGCGCTACTGCCACGCCGCGAGATCCGGGGAAGGAAGAATGCTTCGCCAACTAGGTCTCCACAATCCACGGGGGAGGTGAATCACGAAGCACCTGGCTGGACCAAG GTTGAGGCTGGGGAGTACACCGCCCTGGAACAATCCATCCAGAAATATGCAGAAGAACCTAGTAAGAGTGTGGTGAAACCTGAACTTGGTCTGAGTTTTGACTTGTCGGGTGAGGCGTATGACTTTTACAATTTGTATTCGTGGGTGGTTGGCTTTGGGATACGCTATGGTAAGAGTAGATTGAACGATAAGAGGACGAAGATAATGCAGGAGATCCTGTCCGGCTGTGCG GGGAAGCCGGAGGTGAAGAACAGCCGGTCATGCAGGTGCAGTGACAAGACAAGTCTGTATGACATGCCATTCGGTCTTTTTGTTCGGGTGAACCACCATTTCCAGAGTGTTATACTGGTGGGTGTTCGCAGAATTTCTTAG